The Stenotrophomonas sp. BIO128-Bstrain region CCGCGAAGATCGGTGACAACAGCAGTCCATAAGCGGGATACAGGACGCCCGCGGCCACCGGGATCAGCGCCGTGTTGTAGCCGAAGGCCCAGAACAGGTTCTGGCGAATGTTGCCGATGGTGGCCTTGGACAGCGCGATGGCGTTGGGCACGCCCTGCAGGTTGCCGGACATGAGCACCACGTCGGCCGATTCCACCGCCACGTCGGTGCCTGTGCCGATCGCCAGGCCCACATCTGCCTCGGCCAGCGCCGGGGCGTCGTTGATGCCGTCGCCTACGTAGGTGATCTGGCCGTGGCTGGCCTTGAGTCGGCGCACGGCTTCGACCTTGCCCGCGGGCAGCACTTCGGCCACCACCTCGTCGATGCCAAGCTGCCTGGCGATGGCTTGTGCTGTGCGCGCGTTGTCGCCAGTGATCATGGCGACCTTCAAGCCGAGTTGATGCAAGGCAGCGATGGCCGTGGGCGTGCTGGACTTGATCGGGTCGGCCACTGCGATGATGGCAGCCAGCCGGCCCTCGATGGCAGCGTACAGCGGCGACTTGCCTTCGTTGCCCAGCCGCTCGGCGGTGCCCGCGAACGCACCGACGTCCAGTCCCAGCTCACGCATGAAGCGATCGGCACCGACTTCGACGCGCGCGCCGTTCACGGTGGCGCGCACGCCCATGCCCGTGACCGAATCGAAATCCGTCATGGTCGGCAACGCGATGCCCCCTTCCACGGCCGACTCGACGATGGCGCGCGCGATAGGATGCTCCGAGCGCGATTCCACGGCAGCGACTTTCGCCAGCACCTGGCTGCGATCAAAGCCCTCGGCGATCTCCAGGTCGGTCAGGACCGGGCGGCCTTCGGTCAGCGTGCCGGTCTTGTCCACGGCCACCACCTTGGCGTCCTTGAGCAGTTGCAGCGCTTCGCCCTTGCGGAACAGCACGCCCATCTCGGCACCCCGGCCCGTGCCGACCATGATGGAGGTCGGCGTCGCCAAGCCCATGGCGCACGGGCAGGCAATGATCAGCACCGCCACGGCATTGACCAGCGCGAAGGACAGCGCCGGCGACGGGCCGAACACCAGCCAGACCAGGAAGGTCAGCACGGCGGCCAGCATGACGGCAGGCACGAACCACAGCGTCACCTTGTCCACCACGGCCTGGATCGGCAGCTTGGAGCCTTGTGCCTGCTCGACCATGCGAATGATCTGCGCCAGCATGGTTTGCCCGCCCACCGCAGTCGCGCGCAGCGTCAGCGCACCCTTCTGGTTGACGGTGCCGCCGACCACGGTACTGCCTTGCGTCTTCTCGACAGGGATCGGTTCGCCGGTGATCATCGACTCGTCCACGAAGCTGCGGCCCTCGGTCACTTCGCCATCGACCGGCACCCGCTCGCCGGGGCGCACTTCCACAATGTCGCCCAGGGCCACATCGTTGATGGGGATGTCCACGATGCTGCCGTCGCGCAGCACGTGCGCCTCCCTGGCCTGCAGGCCGACCAGGCGCTTGATGGCCTCGGACGTTCGGCCCTTGGCCCGCGCCTCAAGAAAGCGGCCCAGCAGGATCAGCGCCACGATCACGGCGGCCGCCTCGTAATAGACGTTCACCGTGCCAGCCGGCAGCAGCCCGGGCGCGAAGGTGGCGACCATCGAATAGCCGAAGGCCGCAGCCGTGCCGACCGCCACCAGCGAGTTCATGTCGGGACCCAGGCGGAACAGGGCCGGGAAGCCCTTCTCGTAGAAACGCCACCCGGGAATGGCGAGCACAAGCAGGGTCAACACGAACTGCAAATACCAGCTCTGCTGGATGCCGATCGTGGCTGCGACCCACTCGTGCATGCCAGGAATCATGTGCGAACCCATTTCAAGCACGAACACCGGCAGCGCCAGCACGGCGGCCAAGGTCAGGTCGCGCTTGAGTTTGGCGCGCTCGGCGTCCTTCTTCTCGACAGCTTCCTCATCGGCGTGGGCGCCGGTATCGACCGGACTGGCTTCGTAGCCGACTTTCTCGATGGCCGCGATCAGGTCCTGTGCGGCGGCGACACCGCGCACGGTCGCGCGCTCGGTTGCCAGGTTGACCGTGGCTTCAGTGACACCTGGAACGGCTTTGAGCGCCTTCTCGACACGGCCCACGCAGGACGCGCAGGTCATACCCTCGACAGCCAGTTCGACCGTGCCAGCAGGCACGTCGTAGCCGACCTTCTCGACCGCCTGGATCAACGCCATGCGATCGACAGGCGTCGACAGGCGGATGTTCGCCCGCTCGGTGGCCAGATTAACGGATACGCTGTCCACGCCCGGCACCTTGGCCAGGGCGGCCTCGACTCGGCCGACGCAGCTCGCGCAAGTCATGCCCTCGATGGGCAGGCTGATCGCTGCTGCGGCGGCACGAGCATCACTCGTTATCGGCGTGCTCATGTTTGTTTCCCAGAGTTGATATTAGACACGGGGGAGCTTAGGGATTACCATCGTGGGAAGGTCAAGCGATTTTTTCGGGTAGTGTCAGGTTTCAGATATGGTCCGGTGCGCGGGGAAACGATGGGCCTTGGCTGCCAGGTTCGCCCTGGTCCCGGGCTACGCGCGCTTTCAAGCGGTCGCGGCCTCGTTGATCCTGAAGGGCGAGAACAGCCGTTCGAGAGTAGGAATTTTTGAGAGATGACTCCACGCAAACCAGCCAGTGCTCCGCAGAAGGGCCCAAACGTCGATCTGGCCTCCCTGTCACAGAACGACGTGACGATCCTGGCCGAGACCTTCCGCCTCCTGGGCGACCCGTCCCGGCTGAGAATCATGCTGTGCTGTATGAAGGGGTCTACTTCGGTTGGTGACATCGCAGAAACTCTCGACCTCTCGCAATCACTGGTGAGTCACCACCTGCGGCTGCTGCGTGGAGCGAGGTTGGTCAAGGGCGTGCGCCAGGCCAAGCAGATCTTCTATGAGGTGGCCGACCAGCACGTGAACCAGGTGCTGCTGGACATGGCCATCCACATCGCCGAAGACCATAGCGACGAGTAGCCGGCGGAGCCCGCACCGATGACGATGACATCGAAGTTATTGTCCATGTGCAATCTCCTGAGGTGGTTCAGACGCGAAGTCTGCCAACGCTGATATCGCTGGAGAATCGGGCCGGCGACACATGGCCGCCTGTCCCAAAACGGTTGCCCGCCTTTACGGAAGGACGAATCGTATGCTGTTGACTTTGCCCCCACGCTCGACTTGAACTACGGCTTTCGCACCCTTTGCCGCGAAAGCGCCATTGTTTTCCAGGCGGCTGCCGTCGGCAGCAGGTGACAGTTGCACCTCCTGCTTCTGCGCGCCCGCGAGCAACACGAGCTTGGCCTTGGCATCGCTGACATTGACCTCCTTGCCATGGTCGCGCAAATAAAGTTGGGCGAGCGCGGGTTGAACAACAAGTTCGTAGTCCACGTCATTGGCTTCGACGACGACACCAGCGTGGCGAGGCGTGTGATCGTGTTCATGGTCGTGATCATCGGCGGCAAAAGCGGTCGCAGACGCCATGGTCAGGGCAATGCCGGCCAGCACTGAGCGTTTGAAGAGTTGCATGGATAAGCCTCCTGGGGTGGTGGAAAGTATCGGAAAGGGAGTGGCGGTCGAGTGCGGCCGCATCAAAAGGCCTCTTCGCTGCGTTCGTCGACCAAGCGCTCGGCCGGCTTGCGACCGAACAGCCAGAACATAGTCGGGGTGAGGAACGTATCGAGCAGCGTCGAGCTCACGAGACCCGAGAAGATCACTACGGCGACTGGGTGCAGAATCTCGGTCCCAGGACGCTCGGCCTCGAACAGCAACGGTGCCAGCGCGAAGGCGGTTACCAGCGCAGTCATCAGCACCGGGCTGAGACGTTCCAGCGAACCGCGCACAATCATTCGTTGGTCGAACGACTCGCCTTCCAGGCGCATGAGGTTGAGGTAATGGCTGACCTTCAAGATGCCATTGCGTACTGAGATGCCGGCCAGTGTGATGAAGCCCACCAGCGCAGCGATCGACAGTGGTTGTCCAGACAGCCACA contains the following coding sequences:
- a CDS encoding metalloregulator ArsR/SmtB family transcription factor, producing the protein MTPRKPASAPQKGPNVDLASLSQNDVTILAETFRLLGDPSRLRIMLCCMKGSTSVGDIAETLDLSQSLVSHHLRLLRGARLVKGVRQAKQIFYEVADQHVNQVLLDMAIHIAEDHSDE
- a CDS encoding heavy metal translocating P-type ATPase, whose protein sequence is MSTPITSDARAAAAAISLPIEGMTCASCVGRVEAALAKVPGVDSVSVNLATERANIRLSTPVDRMALIQAVEKVGYDVPAGTVELAVEGMTCASCVGRVEKALKAVPGVTEATVNLATERATVRGVAAAQDLIAAIEKVGYEASPVDTGAHADEEAVEKKDAERAKLKRDLTLAAVLALPVFVLEMGSHMIPGMHEWVAATIGIQQSWYLQFVLTLLVLAIPGWRFYEKGFPALFRLGPDMNSLVAVGTAAAFGYSMVATFAPGLLPAGTVNVYYEAAAVIVALILLGRFLEARAKGRTSEAIKRLVGLQAREAHVLRDGSIVDIPINDVALGDIVEVRPGERVPVDGEVTEGRSFVDESMITGEPIPVEKTQGSTVVGGTVNQKGALTLRATAVGGQTMLAQIIRMVEQAQGSKLPIQAVVDKVTLWFVPAVMLAAVLTFLVWLVFGPSPALSFALVNAVAVLIIACPCAMGLATPTSIMVGTGRGAEMGVLFRKGEALQLLKDAKVVAVDKTGTLTEGRPVLTDLEIAEGFDRSQVLAKVAAVESRSEHPIARAIVESAVEGGIALPTMTDFDSVTGMGVRATVNGARVEVGADRFMRELGLDVGAFAGTAERLGNEGKSPLYAAIEGRLAAIIAVADPIKSSTPTAIAALHQLGLKVAMITGDNARTAQAIARQLGIDEVVAEVLPAGKVEAVRRLKASHGQITYVGDGINDAPALAEADVGLAIGTGTDVAVESADVVLMSGNLQGVPNAIALSKATIGNIRQNLFWAFGYNTALIPVAAGVLYPAYGLLLSPIFAAGAMAVSSVFVLGNALRLRRFQPPLAADTAH